In a genomic window of Polycladomyces abyssicola:
- a CDS encoding NAD-dependent epimerase/dehydratase family protein — MSTAGFKGSWLCLLVVENGGAIDWIQIASPYHPCLFEQLHLDKEMPCIQKDIRDPDRIREAIQQHRPHIIIHLATQPLCPARVKHRTFTASYSCILVRDC, encoded by the coding sequence CTGAGCACGGCCGGATTTAAGGGCTCATGGTTATGTCTGTTGGTTGTTGAAAATGGAGGTGCAATTGATTGGATACAGATTGCTTCTCCGTATCATCCGTGTTTGTTTGAACAGTTGCATCTCGACAAGGAGATGCCGTGCATCCAAAAGGATATTCGTGATCCGGACAGGATCAGGGAAGCGATCCAGCAACACCGACCTCATATCATAATTCATTTGGCCACACAGCCGTTGTGCCCCGCTCGTGTCAAGCACCGAACATTTACGGCATCGTATTCTTGTATTCTTGTACGCGATTGTTAA
- a CDS encoding KamA family radical SAM protein, protein MPRYITDIRKIGAIPEDKREKLRAITEKFVFRINDYYLSLIDWEDPDNDPIYKLIIPNERELDEYGKWDASDEHTNYVVPGCQHKYGTTALLLVSEVCGAYCRFCFRKRLFRNDVHETSMEVSKGVEYIANHPEINNVLLTGGDSLILATGKIRQILKMLRAIPHVKIIRFGTKLPAFNPMRIYEDEELLQTLSEYSRPDTRIYIMAHFNHPRELTDEAYRAIDALQRAGVVLVNQTPVLRGINNDPEVLAELLDKLSWAGVTPYYFFQNRPVAGNASFVLSLKEAYEVIEKAKTRTSGLGKRIRYVMSHSSGKIEILGVDQGKIYLKYHQARHPDYYGHFMVLDCPDRATWFDDLPGAQAILEDQK, encoded by the coding sequence ATGCCACGCTACATCACTGATATTCGTAAGATTGGAGCAATTCCGGAGGATAAGCGTGAAAAACTGAGAGCGATAACGGAAAAATTCGTGTTTCGAATCAATGACTATTATCTCTCCCTAATTGATTGGGAGGATCCCGACAATGATCCGATCTATAAATTGATCATCCCCAATGAACGGGAATTAGACGAATACGGCAAATGGGATGCATCCGACGAACACACCAACTACGTCGTACCGGGCTGCCAACATAAATATGGGACCACGGCACTTCTCCTGGTATCGGAAGTATGCGGAGCTTATTGTCGTTTCTGTTTCCGCAAACGCCTGTTTCGCAACGATGTGCATGAAACCTCCATGGAAGTGAGCAAAGGCGTCGAGTATATCGCCAATCATCCGGAGATCAACAACGTGTTGTTAACAGGCGGAGATTCGTTGATTTTAGCGACCGGGAAAATCAGGCAGATTCTGAAAATGCTCCGTGCAATTCCCCATGTCAAGATCATTCGCTTCGGCACCAAGTTGCCCGCGTTCAATCCGATGCGTATCTACGAAGATGAGGAGCTGCTCCAAACCTTGTCCGAGTATTCCAGGCCTGATACGAGAATCTACATTATGGCCCATTTCAACCACCCGCGGGAATTAACCGACGAAGCGTACCGAGCCATTGACGCTTTACAACGTGCCGGGGTCGTTTTGGTCAATCAGACACCGGTTCTACGCGGAATCAACAACGATCCGGAGGTGCTGGCGGAACTTTTGGACAAACTCTCGTGGGCCGGCGTCACGCCTTACTATTTCTTCCAAAACCGCCCTGTCGCCGGCAACGCCAGTTTCGTTTTGTCTCTCAAAGAGGCCTATGAAGTGATTGAAAAGGCGAAAACCCGTACTTCCGGTCTGGGCAAACGGATTCGCTACGTGATGAGCCACTCTTCGGGCAAGATCGAAATTCTGGGGGTCGATCAGGGGAAAATATACCTAAAGTACCATCAGGCCCGTCATCCTGACTACTACGGTCACTTCATGGTGTTGGACTGTCCCGACCGGGCCACCTGGTTCGACGATCTGCCGGGTGCCCAAGCCATACTGGAAGACCAGAAGTGA
- a CDS encoding MFS transporter gives MNRRSFHWLWIGQSSANLGDAFYTLAVVSHLYELTHSATFAAMVPLLRVGAMLAGGLVAPLVMARFSLKGILFSSQWGQTGLLVILYGAISVSVSHVTEIMAIFAVILMMAFLDGWTVPTRNALVPRLVPENQWVKANGWLLTSDQIVQLVGWIAGGMLSAEWGARELVGWTLGIFLFSSVSLWWVKDTGQPRESFDKLPKREQWQIGWKTLWTRRILRRLVMADILDTTAGSVWVGALTLVFVREILHRGPEWWGWINGSYFSGMILGGVIVVHLSRHLEHNLIRAMGWGSFLAGGLVFIYAWNRHPGVALGLCLLMGLPYQLRETARRTLLQKSVDETLLPHVLAAHGSLIYAAFGLSVLGMSLAADLWGIQTPYLISGLMLTGAAVIALTTCTNE, from the coding sequence GTGAACCGGCGATCGTTCCATTGGTTGTGGATCGGTCAATCCTCAGCCAATTTGGGGGATGCGTTTTATACGCTGGCGGTGGTTTCCCACCTATATGAACTGACACACTCAGCAACTTTCGCCGCGATGGTTCCACTCTTGCGGGTAGGCGCGATGTTGGCGGGCGGACTGGTCGCTCCGCTCGTCATGGCCCGTTTCTCTCTCAAAGGAATTTTGTTTTCCTCCCAATGGGGGCAAACGGGCTTGTTGGTCATTTTGTATGGCGCGATATCCGTTTCGGTTTCACACGTCACCGAGATCATGGCGATTTTCGCCGTCATTCTGATGATGGCGTTTTTGGACGGATGGACGGTACCCACCCGCAATGCATTGGTTCCCCGCTTGGTTCCCGAAAACCAGTGGGTCAAGGCGAACGGTTGGTTGCTGACGAGTGACCAGATCGTCCAATTGGTCGGGTGGATCGCGGGAGGAATGTTGTCGGCGGAGTGGGGCGCGAGGGAATTGGTCGGATGGACCTTGGGGATTTTCCTTTTCTCTTCCGTCTCTCTGTGGTGGGTGAAAGATACCGGACAGCCCCGGGAAAGTTTCGACAAGCTTCCCAAGCGGGAGCAATGGCAAATTGGATGGAAAACCCTCTGGACGCGTCGCATCCTGCGTCGTTTGGTGATGGCAGACATATTGGATACGACTGCGGGAAGCGTGTGGGTCGGGGCACTGACTCTCGTGTTTGTCCGGGAAATCCTGCATCGGGGGCCGGAATGGTGGGGATGGATCAACGGCAGTTACTTCTCCGGCATGATTCTCGGGGGTGTGATTGTCGTGCACCTCTCCCGTCACCTGGAGCACAACCTGATCCGGGCGATGGGATGGGGATCATTCCTCGCCGGCGGATTGGTTTTCATCTATGCGTGGAACAGACATCCCGGCGTCGCGCTGGGCCTCTGTCTGCTGATGGGCCTGCCGTATCAACTGCGCGAAACGGCGCGACGCACCCTGTTGCAAAAAAGTGTGGATGAGACGTTGTTGCCGCATGTATTGGCGGCACATGGCAGTCTCATCTACGCGGCGTTTGGATTGTCCGTGTTGGGCATGAGTTTGGCGGCAGATCTGTGGGGAATCCAGACGCCGTACCTCATCAGCGGTCTGATGCTGACAGGAGCGGCGGTCATCGCTCTGACCACCTGTACAAACGAATGA
- a CDS encoding YheC/YheD family protein, which produces MDDPIAVPKAKKWRVEGGIMSIKKHHVKSKLAVAYQLIHTPKIAAHIPKTELLYKNSLKRMIKKYDKVYLKPDRGRKSRGVIRIERLKDDRFKIRYGSHKKYADRKEIWEKVDSLTKDKKYIIQQAIDSVTKDRRHFDLRCHVLRIHGKWVVGGICGRLGAPGSIVTTSHLGGTPTPIYTLFTRHLKYSSKESIKMILQLKECALKTVKVVSQMYPNLKEFAVDMGIDRKKRIWIYEVNIEPLTKGNFKMLPDKTLYRKIQRMRKIAK; this is translated from the coding sequence ATGGATGATCCAATAGCTGTACCCAAAGCAAAAAAATGGAGAGTAGAAGGTGGTATTATGTCCATAAAAAAACACCACGTTAAAAGCAAGCTAGCGGTTGCTTACCAGCTTATTCACACTCCTAAGATCGCCGCCCATATTCCTAAAACAGAGCTACTTTACAAAAATTCGTTGAAACGAATGATTAAAAAATATGATAAGGTCTACCTCAAACCAGACAGGGGAAGAAAATCCAGGGGAGTGATACGGATAGAAAGGTTAAAAGATGACCGATTTAAAATAAGGTACGGATCACACAAGAAATACGCAGATCGGAAGGAAATATGGGAAAAAGTGGATAGTCTTACAAAAGATAAAAAGTACATTATTCAACAGGCCATTGACAGTGTGACAAAGGATCGGCGACACTTCGATCTTCGTTGCCATGTTCTGAGAATCCATGGTAAATGGGTGGTTGGTGGGATTTGCGGAAGGTTGGGGGCGCCGGGAAGTATTGTGACAACATCTCATTTGGGCGGTACCCCGACACCCATCTACACACTCTTTACCCGACATTTGAAATATTCCAGTAAAGAATCGATAAAAATGATCCTGCAATTGAAAGAGTGTGCCCTTAAAACGGTCAAGGTTGTGAGTCAAATGTATCCGAATCTCAAAGAATTCGCCGTGGACATGGGAATCGACCGCAAGAAGAGGATATGGATTTACGAGGTAAATATTGAACCGCTGACTAAGGGGAATTTCAAAATGTTACCTGATAAAACTCTGTATCGAAAAATTCAGCGCATGAGGAAGATCGCAAAGTAA
- a CDS encoding BlaI/MecI/CopY family transcriptional regulator, whose protein sequence is MEKSFGPLETRVMEVLWSKRTATVQEVVDELNDEKNYAYTTILTILTRLTRKGVLIRIKEGRMYRYQPRYTKEEWVKKVTSQAVEGLLSDFGELAIAQFVDTVGNTPDQLEKLKRLIRELEGREED, encoded by the coding sequence ATGGAAAAAAGTTTCGGTCCTCTGGAAACACGGGTGATGGAAGTATTATGGAGCAAACGGACGGCCACCGTTCAAGAGGTAGTCGATGAGCTGAATGATGAGAAAAACTATGCCTACACCACCATCCTGACCATCCTTACACGTTTGACACGCAAAGGTGTACTGATCCGCATCAAAGAAGGGAGGATGTACCGGTACCAGCCTCGGTATACGAAGGAAGAGTGGGTAAAAAAGGTGACCTCCCAGGCCGTTGAAGGATTGCTCTCCGATTTCGGGGAACTGGCGATCGCCCAGTTCGTGGATACCGTGGGCAACACACCGGATCAGCTGGAAAAATTGAAACGCCTGATTCGGGAGTTGGAGGGGAGAGAGGAGGATTGA
- a CDS encoding M56 family metallopeptidase, with translation MTKNAFASLLQISTVVGTTLLTVWVLSTDAVIRTAIDWVHRCCGVIFRSGQIPEIYYLFTSLFVVWVFLFIWRVRTMVRQTRLFLDTLLPLKVNHPVHPVLVFFQQKYGVPVIVFDHTRPLAFSYGWKRPNIGISTGLIQLLSPLELEAVLEHEYHHCLARDPLKMLFAAGAATAFFFLPVVYRLCQRYCLEKEIEADRRAAEKVGAKAVAAALYKITAFSSGGLSVIPRFDQEGQNVLRVKALLSGKPDFPKISIADWMWSGISLLLLAAVMADLISAMSVGPFMHICLLPLTW, from the coding sequence TTGACCAAAAACGCTTTTGCCTCTCTGCTTCAAATCAGTACGGTTGTCGGAACAACACTGCTGACGGTATGGGTATTGTCGACCGATGCTGTTATCCGAACAGCTATCGATTGGGTTCACCGATGTTGTGGTGTCATCTTTAGGAGCGGGCAGATCCCTGAGATTTATTATCTGTTCACATCGTTGTTTGTGGTGTGGGTGTTTCTTTTCATCTGGCGCGTCCGAACCATGGTCCGCCAAACCCGACTCTTTTTGGACACACTCCTCCCCTTGAAAGTGAATCATCCGGTCCATCCGGTGTTGGTTTTTTTCCAGCAAAAGTATGGAGTTCCGGTCATTGTGTTCGACCATACCCGACCATTGGCGTTTTCTTACGGATGGAAGCGTCCAAATATCGGGATCAGCACGGGGTTGATCCAACTGTTGAGCCCACTAGAGTTGGAAGCCGTGTTGGAACATGAATATCATCACTGTCTGGCGCGTGATCCGCTGAAAATGTTGTTTGCGGCGGGAGCGGCCACAGCTTTCTTTTTTCTGCCGGTCGTATACCGTCTCTGTCAGCGTTATTGTTTGGAAAAAGAGATTGAGGCTGATCGTCGGGCAGCTGAAAAAGTGGGCGCCAAAGCGGTGGCTGCCGCTTTATACAAAATCACCGCTTTTTCGAGTGGGGGACTTTCCGTCATACCGCGGTTTGACCAGGAAGGACAAAACGTCCTACGTGTAAAGGCATTGCTTTCCGGAAAACCCGATTTCCCCAAAATTTCGATAGCGGATTGGATGTGGTCCGGGATCAGTTTACTCCTGTTGGCCGCTGTCATGGCTGATCTGATCAGCGCCATGTCCGTCGGACCGTTTATGCACATTTGTTTGCTTCCGTTGACATGGTAA
- a CDS encoding MFS transporter — protein MHVSKWIRIIPVAFVMYMLAYMDRINVGVLLPAMQKDLHLSASAAGDIAGIFFWGYMILQIPGGILATRWSARKLIFILMLLWGCAATASGLVQTEAQLKWARFLLGVAEGGVWPAVLVLLASWFTNRERARANAIWMSCLPVSAMLMAPLSGILLEYFDWRTVFVIEGLPPLIWAFVWLAVIKDRPTEAKWMNEDERKQLMEALEREQKQVPTKSGGFSDALRSPLVWGLVLMYFLWITGFYGYTMWVPSVVGTFAKDPATMGWLTAIPFVCALVAMVVNSHWSDRRMNRIQHVTIPLLIASAAMIAGQWVEFPLWQMVLLSITAMGVYAPYGPLWAIPTAAFPVSVAGAAMGLQNAVGNLGGYFGPKFVGMLKDATGNYHAGFYFLAVSLLLAALTTWVMVRASKPGARQTKETSI, from the coding sequence ATGCACGTGTCAAAGTGGATACGGATCATTCCCGTTGCGTTTGTCATGTACATGTTGGCGTACATGGACCGGATCAATGTCGGCGTCTTGCTGCCGGCCATGCAGAAGGACTTGCACCTGTCCGCTTCGGCTGCAGGGGACATCGCCGGTATTTTCTTCTGGGGTTACATGATCTTGCAGATCCCCGGCGGTATTTTGGCCACTCGTTGGTCGGCGAGAAAACTGATTTTCATTCTGATGTTGCTGTGGGGATGTGCGGCGACGGCATCCGGTCTTGTACAAACGGAAGCGCAATTGAAATGGGCGCGCTTCTTGCTCGGTGTGGCCGAAGGAGGGGTATGGCCGGCCGTGCTGGTCCTGTTGGCTTCTTGGTTCACCAACCGGGAACGGGCACGGGCGAACGCCATATGGATGTCCTGTCTTCCGGTATCAGCAATGTTGATGGCACCCTTATCCGGTATATTATTGGAGTATTTTGACTGGCGAACCGTCTTTGTGATCGAAGGACTGCCCCCACTGATCTGGGCTTTCGTCTGGTTGGCGGTCATTAAAGATCGTCCGACCGAAGCAAAATGGATGAATGAAGACGAGCGGAAACAGTTGATGGAAGCGTTGGAAAGGGAGCAAAAGCAAGTCCCAACCAAATCGGGTGGTTTCAGCGATGCCCTACGCAGTCCGTTGGTGTGGGGTTTGGTGTTGATGTACTTCTTGTGGATCACCGGTTTTTACGGTTACACGATGTGGGTACCCAGCGTGGTTGGTACGTTTGCAAAAGATCCTGCTACCATGGGGTGGTTGACGGCAATCCCGTTCGTCTGTGCATTGGTCGCCATGGTGGTGAACTCTCACTGGTCCGACCGACGGATGAATCGGATTCAGCATGTGACGATCCCCTTGCTGATTGCATCTGCTGCAATGATCGCGGGACAATGGGTGGAATTCCCCTTATGGCAGATGGTGCTGCTGTCCATCACGGCCATGGGCGTATATGCTCCCTACGGACCGCTGTGGGCCATTCCCACGGCCGCGTTTCCCGTTTCCGTAGCAGGGGCGGCGATGGGTCTGCAAAATGCGGTCGGCAATTTGGGCGGTTATTTTGGTCCCAAGTTCGTGGGAATGTTGAAGGACGCAACCGGGAATTACCATGCGGGCTTTTATTTCCTGGCAGTTTCCCTCTTGCTTGCTGCCTTGACCACATGGGTGATGGTAAGGGCATCCAAACCCGGCGCCCGACAAACAAAAGAAACATCCATTTGA